One genomic region from Bacillus sp. SLBN-46 encodes:
- the hpaB gene encoding 4-hydroxyphenylacetate 3-monooxygenase, oxygenase component — MGIITGNHFIDRLNKMDTEIWYDGEKIKGMLSEHPAFKGILQTKASLYDLQNDSEFIKKMTYLSPETNSLIGLSFMQPKTKEDLKKRREMIKIWARHTHGLMGRSPDYMNTIVMSFASSSAALLKGKENCFPENILAVYEKAKENDLCFTHTFITPQINRSQYNFDCSKDPISAKVIDRNEKGIIIKGARLLATQGGLTDEVLVYTAPRRFMDPAEAFAFSIPSDTKGLKFICRDSFVGGESPINHPLSSRYEEMDSIVVFDNVLVPWDRVFFLDNVEAANDFMLHSSFHHFATHQVVTRQIVKTEFVLGIAELLVETINVSEYQHIQEKLSEIIIGLETMKALVEKSEHDAQLDEWGYMRPSLLPLQVATNVFPRIYPRFSEIIQLIGASGMVSLPTEKAFESEIRTDLDQYLQGASKTAEERVKIFRLAWDLTMSSFGTRQTHYERYFFGDPIRLSSTLYQTYPKSEHVRNVCEFLDLH; from the coding sequence ATGGGAATTATTACGGGGAATCATTTTATTGACCGATTAAATAAGATGGATACTGAAATCTGGTACGACGGTGAAAAAATCAAGGGAATGCTTTCTGAACATCCTGCCTTTAAAGGCATCCTGCAAACAAAAGCATCGCTTTATGATTTGCAGAATGATAGTGAGTTTATCAAGAAAATGACTTACCTATCTCCAGAAACTAATAGCTTAATAGGACTTTCCTTCATGCAGCCGAAAACAAAAGAAGATTTAAAGAAAAGACGAGAAATGATTAAAATCTGGGCAAGGCACACGCATGGATTGATGGGCAGAAGTCCAGATTATATGAACACAATCGTTATGAGCTTTGCCTCCTCTTCGGCTGCCCTCTTGAAGGGGAAAGAAAACTGCTTCCCCGAAAACATTCTAGCAGTCTATGAAAAAGCAAAAGAAAACGACCTTTGCTTTACACATACATTCATTACTCCGCAAATTAATCGTTCCCAATATAATTTTGACTGTTCTAAGGATCCCATTTCTGCAAAAGTAATTGATCGAAATGAAAAAGGAATCATCATTAAAGGTGCTCGGCTCCTTGCTACACAAGGTGGATTAACGGATGAAGTATTAGTCTATACGGCTCCAAGGAGATTCATGGATCCAGCTGAAGCATTTGCTTTCTCCATTCCTTCTGATACGAAAGGTTTAAAATTTATCTGTAGGGACTCATTTGTAGGCGGGGAATCTCCCATTAATCACCCCTTAAGCTCTCGTTATGAAGAAATGGATTCCATCGTCGTTTTTGATAACGTGTTAGTGCCATGGGACCGAGTATTCTTTTTGGACAATGTCGAGGCAGCTAATGATTTCATGCTTCACAGCTCTTTCCATCATTTTGCCACGCATCAAGTGGTTACGAGGCAAATTGTAAAAACCGAGTTTGTCTTAGGTATTGCTGAGCTCTTAGTAGAGACAATTAATGTAAGTGAATACCAGCATATTCAGGAAAAACTATCAGAAATCATCATTGGTCTTGAAACCATGAAAGCACTTGTGGAAAAGTCTGAACATGATGCACAGCTTGATGAATGGGGATATATGCGTCCTAGTCTTCTTCCCCTGCAAGTGGCCACCAATGTCTTTCCACGAATTTATCCTCGTTTCAGCGAGATTATTCAATTAATAGGTGCAAGTGGAATGGTATCATTACCAACTGAAAAAGCATTTGAATCTGAAATTCGCACGGACCTTGACCAGTATCTTCAAGGGGCGAGTAAGACGGCTGAGGAGCGCGTGAAAATATTTCGTTTAGCTTGGGATTTGACCATGAGCTCATTTGGAACGAGACAAACACACTATGAAAGATACTTTTTTGGAGATCCGATACGGCTGTCTAGTACTTTGTATCAAACCTATCCGAAAAGTGAGCATGTCAGGAACGTATGTGAATTCTTAGATTTACATTAA
- a CDS encoding GNAT family protein, translating into MTIINSKLFYGDRVKLSAAREEDVDIMMKWGEDDEYLRNVDTDIALPKTKEQWSEEGSSGPNSSYFRLRTIEHDELIGFAVIHSIEWNNRAGMLAIGIGQSAHRNKGYGSDALKLILRYAFHELNLDRVGLEVIEYNKGGIRAYEKVGFQLEGRKRSMVYRDGKRYDVLVMGVLRHEWENLQTV; encoded by the coding sequence ATGACCATTATTAATTCTAAACTTTTTTACGGTGATCGGGTAAAGCTATCTGCAGCAAGGGAAGAAGATGTGGACATCATGATGAAGTGGGGCGAGGACGATGAATATCTACGAAATGTGGATACCGATATAGCCCTTCCTAAAACAAAAGAACAATGGAGCGAAGAGGGGAGCTCAGGACCTAATAGTTCTTACTTCCGACTTAGAACCATTGAACATGATGAACTGATTGGCTTTGCTGTTATTCATAGCATCGAGTGGAATAATCGCGCGGGGATGTTGGCCATCGGAATTGGCCAGTCCGCACATCGTAACAAAGGATATGGGTCAGATGCCTTAAAGCTGATTCTTCGCTATGCTTTCCATGAACTAAATCTAGACCGGGTTGGTTTAGAAGTAATTGAATATAACAAAGGTGGAATCAGGGCATACGAAAAGGTTGGTTTTCAATTAGAAGGCCGCAAGCGCTCGATGGTCTATCGGGACGGAAAACGATATGACGTTCTTGTGATGGGCGTTTTACGGCATGAATGGGAAAACCTTCAAACCGTATAA
- a CDS encoding Gp49 family protein, which yields MFIDSICPKCGEINQVEHKGEKILLVTCKNKHMYDHIVIPYSRNQAMKDEKRAKLEEMIVEKKFHRMSDKSTICLLIFNNGYEIEGRSTVRDVADFRNIIGKDKAYEQALKKAMVALGAFLV from the coding sequence ATGTTCATCGATAGTATTTGTCCAAAATGTGGGGAAATCAATCAAGTAGAACATAAAGGGGAAAAGATTCTTCTAGTCACATGCAAGAATAAGCATATGTATGACCATATAGTGATCCCGTATTCTCGAAACCAAGCGATGAAGGATGAAAAACGGGCAAAGTTAGAGGAAATGATTGTAGAGAAGAAATTTCATCGAATGAGTGATAAATCCACTATTTGTCTATTAATATTTAATAATGGATACGAAATAGAAGGACGTTCGACGGTTCGAGATGTCGCAGATTTTCGTAACATCATTGGCAAGGATAAGGCCTATGAACAGGCATTGAAGAAGGCTATGGTGGCGCTAGGGGCATTTCTAGTATAA
- a CDS encoding sterol desaturase family protein, translating into MKKVYRDFFLHFDILTMFLLVLFGVVYVVSVGVETSLVFYFLLGLLTFAFSEYLTHRFLFHLKTPKNPHFLKFLKRIHYDHHTYPDDLKLLFLPLWYSLPNFLVICSIFYFITGDFTGTVTFGIGLMTMLLTYEWKHYVAHRPLKPKTKFGRWVKKVHILHHYKNENYWYGVSTPFADYLFGTFREEKEVETSKTAKNLEMR; encoded by the coding sequence ATGAAGAAGGTATATCGAGATTTCTTTTTGCATTTTGACATTTTAACTATGTTCTTGTTAGTCCTATTTGGAGTGGTTTATGTGGTTAGTGTAGGGGTAGAAACATCATTAGTTTTTTACTTTTTGCTTGGCCTATTGACCTTTGCCTTCAGTGAATATTTGACACACCGCTTTTTGTTTCATTTAAAAACCCCTAAGAATCCGCACTTTTTGAAATTTCTCAAGAGAATTCATTACGATCATCATACCTATCCCGATGATTTAAAGCTTTTGTTTCTGCCGTTATGGTACAGCCTGCCAAACTTCCTGGTTATTTGTTCGATATTCTATTTCATCACGGGTGATTTTACAGGAACGGTCACGTTTGGAATAGGGTTGATGACGATGTTATTAACCTATGAATGGAAGCATTACGTAGCCCACCGGCCATTGAAGCCGAAAACGAAATTCGGTAGATGGGTGAAGAAGGTTCATATTCTTCATCATTATAAAAATGAAAATTACTGGTACGGTGTGAGTACGCCATTTGCCGATTACTTATTTGGTACGTTTAGAGAGGAAAAAGAGGTTGAAACGAGCAAGACGGCTAAGAATTTGGAGATGAGGTAG
- a CDS encoding EamA family transporter: MNGKMRLIITMLIFGSIGVFVKKIDHLTSSEIAFLRGVIGSLFLLIASFLFKHKPSLKALKQNALLLLLSGAAIGLNWIFLFESYRYTTVSNATISYYFAPIFVMILAPWILKEKLTSIKVGCIVTAMIGLFLVVYTGAGGTSGSQNHAVGILYGLLAAALYASVILMNKFIKNLSGFELTLVQLMAGAVVLFPYILWHGDLNFSSLDSTSLIFILILGIVHTGLAYFLYFTSLQELKGQTIAVLSYIDPISAFIIAAIFLNESMTWVQMLGGVLILGSTFVSERLEVKLAKNSQTPTTSP; this comes from the coding sequence ATGAACGGAAAAATGAGACTCATCATCACCATGCTCATTTTTGGAAGCATCGGGGTATTTGTCAAAAAGATTGATCATCTCACTTCAAGCGAAATTGCCTTTTTAAGAGGAGTCATCGGGAGTCTATTCCTACTTATTGCAAGTTTCCTATTCAAGCATAAACCATCGCTTAAAGCATTAAAACAAAATGCTCTTTTACTCCTGCTATCAGGAGCGGCAATTGGCCTGAATTGGATCTTTCTATTTGAATCCTATCGGTATACAACCGTATCTAACGCGACCATCAGCTACTACTTTGCGCCGATTTTTGTCATGATTTTAGCTCCATGGATTTTGAAAGAGAAACTGACAAGTATCAAGGTAGGATGCATCGTAACAGCGATGATTGGGCTATTTTTAGTTGTTTATACGGGGGCTGGTGGCACAAGCGGCTCTCAGAATCATGCGGTTGGTATTTTGTATGGCCTACTGGCGGCAGCATTATATGCCAGCGTTATTTTAATGAACAAATTTATTAAAAACCTATCTGGTTTCGAGCTCACATTAGTTCAATTAATGGCTGGAGCGGTTGTCCTGTTTCCCTATATCCTGTGGCATGGGGACCTTAATTTTTCTAGTTTAGATTCAACATCACTCATTTTTATCCTGATCCTCGGGATTGTGCATACCGGCTTAGCTTATTTCTTATACTTTACGTCTCTTCAGGAATTAAAGGGACAGACTATTGCGGTTCTCAGCTATATTGATCCAATTTCCGCCTTCATTATCGCAGCGATTTTCTTAAATGAAAGCATGACATGGGTGCAAATGCTTGGTGGTGTTCTTATCCTTGGCTCTACTTTTGTAAGTGAAAGGCTAGAGGTAAAATTGGCGAAGAATAGTCAGACTCCTACTACCTCGCCATAA
- a CDS encoding acyltransferase: MERNYAIDFIKFFAIVAVVIIHTFPSDDKIGFFLLDNFSRFAVPFFFVASGYLFGLKVINTSQFAGYFKRYVIKILKIYICWLLFYIGYDVLRISLSGGNVKHELSKYLEVLTPLNLFYYGHGTSGYQLWFVISLAWSISVVYLFFRLKNITLLLILSLCLNIAGLFGQSYSIFYEVSLVTRDALFIGLFYTTLGFWFASRLSFIQSFRLEKKTYLSLIGLFLILQAAEGYLLTKGLSAKHGEYFLSTILLTVILFFFTCNNPQLGKGVWVTKIGGNALGIYAVHVLLIDMVDILFNSFGLGHFSHHLIWNLLDATLVFTLSYIIYYFLQKIKPRQPFWR, encoded by the coding sequence ATGGAAAGAAACTATGCGATCGACTTTATTAAATTTTTTGCGATAGTGGCAGTTGTCATCATCCATACATTCCCTAGCGATGACAAGATAGGATTCTTTTTACTCGATAATTTTTCTAGGTTTGCTGTACCCTTTTTCTTTGTTGCTTCAGGGTACTTGTTCGGTCTCAAAGTGATAAATACTTCTCAATTTGCAGGCTATTTTAAAAGATATGTAATAAAAATTTTAAAAATATATATTTGTTGGCTTTTGTTTTATATCGGTTATGATGTGTTACGGATTTCTTTAAGTGGTGGGAATGTTAAACACGAGTTATCTAAGTATTTGGAGGTATTGACACCTTTAAATCTCTTTTATTATGGGCATGGAACAAGTGGTTATCAATTATGGTTTGTGATTTCTCTGGCATGGAGTATTTCTGTTGTCTATCTATTCTTTAGGTTGAAAAATATAACGCTCCTATTAATCCTTAGCCTTTGTTTAAATATAGCCGGTCTTTTTGGGCAGTCGTATTCAATCTTCTATGAAGTATCTCTAGTTACACGCGATGCCTTATTCATTGGGTTATTTTATACTACCTTAGGATTCTGGTTTGCAAGCAGGTTGTCTTTCATACAGTCCTTTAGATTGGAAAAAAAGACATATTTATCTTTGATAGGTTTGTTCTTAATCCTACAGGCTGCGGAAGGCTATTTGCTGACAAAGGGGCTATCTGCCAAGCATGGAGAATACTTTTTATCGACTATATTACTTACTGTAATTTTGTTCTTCTTTACTTGCAATAATCCGCAGCTTGGAAAGGGAGTATGGGTTACAAAAATCGGCGGCAATGCTTTGGGGATCTATGCGGTCCATGTTTTATTGATTGATATGGTAGACATTTTGTTTAATTCTTTCGGTTTGGGGCATTTTTCTCATCATTTAATATGGAACCTGCTGGATGCAACGCTTGTTTTTACTTTATCGTATATAATTTATTATTTTCTGCAAAAAATAAAGCCTCGCCAGCCTTTTTGGAGGTGA
- a CDS encoding YitT family protein: MATIIGSFLVGIGVNGFLVPNYLIDGGILGIALILHYFFDFQTGITMVALSLPICIFASINERGYFFSSLQGLLLSSLFIDILAPLRHQFSVSHLSGALIGGVIIGTGVGLMLRYKSSTGGTDLLAKIISGTFSMNIALVIIVIDGLIVLAGFTVLSLDSFFYSCLAIATVGLTTSLFAGHQL; encoded by the coding sequence ATGGCTACTATTATTGGCAGTTTCCTAGTAGGAATTGGGGTTAATGGATTTCTCGTTCCTAATTATTTAATTGATGGAGGAATCCTTGGAATCGCACTAATTCTTCATTACTTCTTTGATTTTCAGACAGGCATTACAATGGTAGCTTTAAGCCTTCCAATCTGTATTTTTGCATCAATAAATGAAAGAGGATATTTTTTTAGCAGTTTACAAGGACTGTTACTCTCTTCTTTGTTCATTGATATACTCGCTCCCCTTCGACACCAATTCTCTGTTTCCCACCTCTCAGGTGCATTAATAGGAGGAGTGATTATTGGGACAGGAGTGGGGTTAATGCTCCGGTATAAGTCGAGCACTGGAGGAACCGACTTACTCGCGAAAATAATTTCAGGAACCTTTTCCATGAACATAGCACTTGTCATTATCGTTATTGATGGACTTATTGTTTTAGCCGGTTTTACTGTCCTTTCATTGGACAGCTTCTTCTACTCGTGCCTGGCCATTGCTACAGTGGGTCTAACCACTTCTTTATTTGCCGGTCATCAACTGTAA
- a CDS encoding phosphotransferase: MSQPWAPERVISEKEAGLMIEKQFPQLQPAHLKVLGEGFDNSVFLVNNQYVFRFPRREIAANLIQTENRLLPVIEPMLPIPIPNPKFQGIPNGNYPWPFGGYEMLPGKTPARLTKEQRMQSVEPLAQFLRTLHDFPVTEAQKLQVPYDQLERINIVKRMPMLASNIEKAKEKGLLEQNAVGLLQSFLSTIEKPLEDNKKTLVHGDLHIRNMLVDVNGRISAVIDWGDTHIGHPAVDLSIAYSFLPAEGREQFFTLYGNVPPEVKKVARFKAIYSLLVLLLYGEDLQDTDLVEECRSTLLLALEG, encoded by the coding sequence ATGAGTCAACCGTGGGCACCTGAGCGGGTCATTTCTGAAAAAGAAGCGGGTCTGATGATTGAAAAACAGTTCCCGCAGCTTCAACCTGCTCATTTGAAAGTATTAGGAGAAGGCTTCGATAATTCCGTGTTTCTCGTGAACAATCAATACGTATTTCGCTTTCCTCGAAGAGAAATTGCTGCCAACTTGATTCAAACCGAGAATCGGCTTCTTCCTGTGATCGAACCAATGCTACCCATCCCCATTCCGAACCCTAAGTTTCAAGGAATACCAAATGGAAATTATCCATGGCCATTTGGAGGCTACGAAATGTTACCTGGAAAAACACCTGCTAGGCTAACAAAAGAACAGAGGATGCAGTCAGTTGAGCCATTAGCCCAATTTTTGCGAACGCTACATGATTTTCCTGTTACCGAGGCGCAAAAGCTGCAGGTTCCTTATGACCAGCTCGAACGAATAAATATTGTAAAAAGAATGCCCATGCTTGCCTCCAATATTGAAAAAGCAAAGGAAAAAGGACTATTAGAGCAAAATGCTGTGGGTTTGCTGCAATCCTTTCTTTCAACCATTGAAAAACCATTGGAGGATAACAAGAAGACACTCGTTCATGGTGATCTACATATCCGCAATATGCTTGTGGATGTGAACGGTCGGATTTCAGCAGTGATTGATTGGGGCGATACCCATATTGGGCACCCAGCAGTAGATTTATCGATTGCTTATAGTTTTTTACCGGCGGAAGGCAGGGAACAATTTTTCACCTTGTATGGTAACGTTCCACCCGAAGTAAAAAAGGTGGCACGGTTTAAAGCCATTTATTCGCTCCTTGTGCTTCTTTTATATGGGGAAGATTTGCAGGATACAGACTTGGTTGAAGAATGCCGTTCGACGTTGCTTTTGGCATTAGAAGGATGA
- a CDS encoding efflux RND transporter permease subunit, with the protein MTWFTKWALRNRAALVFSVIASIIFGIFNYTSIPMELMPAADQPYVTISVVGNGMDAVSMDEQVTQPIEKALTGIKGKRNVVAETGNNFSQMTVTFESDTNLKEAKQQIQENISMVNLPNGIMKPYVVLLNTSQIPVVYLGLTFDKEIGNKELNLVDNDILPLFKDIKGVGNVMTYGGKNQQVSIKVDTAKLAAAQFPLEKLYTILRGKNASVAVGEQTLNNQETSIIVTGKLESLEDIQNLQLNNRIKLKDVADVAMEKNTTSITHMNGKNFIEIVVQKDSTSNAVTLGKQVAELAKKINDDYKGTLTATVFINLADTVLDSINSMTREVLTGALFATLIIWMFLKSFRMTLITIVSIPLSLCITMILLSFFGVTLNILTLGGIAVSVGRLVDDSIVVVENIFRRKQGNELTPSFIVEAVREVAAAITSSTLTTVAVFLPMLLASGSLRDLIAPFAITITCSLLSSLLVALTVVPALSGRLMKNVKTKDHKPGTFYPSILRWSLNHKWLPIVLSVVVVIGAVGLFTMIPKGSVDQKDSAYLSVLLKYENGAKFDDIQNGLSKMESLLSNQKGVKNNIVQVGNNADAAQFGELQDANQVQFMVFLKEGADSAKIVQELRKAKNQFPKAELTASTAGLMGENKTTVSVDVLGKDDSDIKKAAEIITKKLNTIKGIQKVATNDDNKKPTVKITVDAKIANAEEISGSLQAMLQPAVIGSMKIDGRTTTVKLGALKEISTSKDLENVEIMSPDGPVLLSKVAKVEQIQQPGTLYSKDGHHYLQVSATIDPKKMVDVTGEINKQLVAWGKDKAFGDGTSAEITGSSMQSSDDLMELAKLAVFSIGIVFMILLVTLKSFRASFAILLSLPLAAIGSLLGLVVSKSSIDISSGIGMLMLVGIVVTNAIVLVDRIRHNEESMTIREAIMEAGSVRLRPILMTALATVFAMVPLLFGHESAMSMNLVSKGLAVVVIFGLIVSTLLTLIVIPTFYELFHFRKAKKQRRDALKKKTAENLDGFTI; encoded by the coding sequence ATGACATGGTTCACCAAATGGGCATTGAGGAATAGAGCGGCTCTCGTTTTTTCCGTCATTGCCTCCATTATCTTCGGAATTTTTAATTATACTAGTATTCCTATGGAACTCATGCCGGCTGCAGACCAGCCATATGTTACGATTTCGGTAGTAGGTAACGGCATGGACGCGGTCAGTATGGACGAACAGGTAACACAGCCCATTGAAAAGGCATTAACCGGCATCAAAGGGAAACGAAATGTAGTGGCTGAAACAGGTAATAACTTTTCTCAGATGACGGTGACGTTTGAATCCGACACGAATCTGAAAGAAGCCAAGCAACAGATTCAAGAAAACATCTCCATGGTCAATCTTCCAAATGGAATCATGAAACCGTACGTTGTGCTCCTCAATACATCCCAGATTCCAGTTGTCTACTTAGGACTAACATTCGATAAAGAAATCGGAAATAAAGAACTGAACCTCGTCGACAACGATATCCTTCCTCTTTTTAAAGACATTAAAGGGGTCGGAAACGTCATGACCTACGGCGGAAAAAATCAGCAGGTCTCGATCAAAGTGGATACGGCGAAACTAGCTGCTGCCCAATTTCCTCTTGAAAAGCTGTATACGATTCTACGAGGAAAGAATGCATCCGTTGCCGTAGGCGAACAAACCCTTAATAATCAAGAAACCAGCATCATCGTGACAGGGAAATTAGAAAGTCTTGAAGACATTCAGAACCTCCAGTTAAACAACCGCATCAAACTGAAAGATGTTGCTGACGTGGCGATGGAGAAGAATACCACCAGTATTACGCATATGAATGGAAAGAATTTTATTGAAATCGTGGTACAGAAAGATTCCACGAGCAATGCTGTCACCCTCGGTAAGCAAGTGGCAGAGTTAGCAAAGAAAATTAACGATGACTATAAAGGAACGTTAACTGCAACCGTGTTTATTAACTTAGCTGATACGGTTCTCGATTCCATTAATTCGATGACAAGAGAAGTGCTGACAGGAGCCTTATTTGCCACCTTGATTATCTGGATGTTCCTGAAAAGCTTCCGCATGACCTTAATTACGATTGTCAGCATTCCGCTTTCTCTTTGTATTACCATGATTTTATTATCCTTCTTTGGAGTTACGCTAAACATTCTGACACTCGGCGGAATTGCCGTATCCGTCGGACGACTCGTGGATGACAGTATCGTGGTGGTGGAAAACATCTTCCGAAGAAAACAAGGAAATGAACTGACACCGTCCTTTATCGTGGAAGCGGTAAGAGAAGTGGCGGCAGCCATTACGTCATCTACTCTTACGACGGTAGCGGTGTTTCTTCCGATGCTCCTTGCTTCTGGTAGTTTAAGAGATTTAATAGCGCCGTTTGCGATTACCATTACCTGTTCGCTACTGTCTTCACTTCTTGTGGCATTAACAGTAGTGCCGGCACTCAGTGGACGATTGATGAAAAATGTCAAAACTAAAGACCACAAACCAGGAACCTTTTATCCTTCCATTCTTCGTTGGTCATTGAACCATAAATGGCTTCCGATTGTTTTATCGGTTGTTGTGGTGATTGGAGCGGTCGGATTATTCACCATGATTCCGAAGGGCTCGGTAGACCAGAAGGATAGTGCCTATCTTTCCGTTCTATTAAAGTACGAAAACGGGGCGAAGTTTGATGACATTCAAAATGGTCTTTCCAAGATGGAATCCCTTCTTTCCAATCAAAAAGGTGTGAAAAATAATATTGTTCAGGTCGGCAACAATGCCGATGCGGCGCAGTTTGGGGAACTTCAGGACGCCAATCAAGTCCAGTTCATGGTGTTTTTGAAGGAAGGGGCCGATTCCGCTAAAATCGTACAAGAATTGCGGAAAGCAAAAAATCAGTTCCCTAAGGCAGAGTTAACAGCGAGTACAGCGGGTCTAATGGGTGAAAACAAAACCACTGTCTCGGTGGATGTGCTAGGTAAAGACGATTCGGATATTAAAAAAGCAGCCGAAATCATCACAAAAAAATTAAACACCATCAAAGGTATTCAAAAAGTGGCTACCAATGATGATAACAAAAAACCAACGGTGAAAATTACGGTGGATGCGAAAATCGCTAACGCTGAGGAGATTTCAGGATCACTTCAAGCGATGCTGCAGCCGGCTGTTATCGGAAGTATGAAGATTGACGGACGTACCACTACGGTGAAGCTAGGTGCGTTAAAGGAAATAAGTACATCGAAAGACTTGGAAAACGTAGAAATTATGTCACCAGATGGTCCGGTATTGTTATCAAAAGTGGCAAAGGTAGAACAGATCCAACAACCGGGCACGCTTTATTCCAAAGACGGACATCACTATCTTCAGGTGAGCGCAACGATCGATCCGAAGAAAATGGTCGACGTTACCGGAGAAATCAATAAACAATTAGTAGCCTGGGGAAAAGACAAGGCTTTCGGGGATGGAACAAGTGCAGAAATCACAGGGTCTTCCATGCAGTCATCTGATGATTTGATGGAACTTGCAAAACTAGCCGTGTTCTCGATCGGAATTGTATTCATGATTCTTTTGGTCACCCTGAAATCATTCCGTGCAAGCTTTGCCATCCTGCTTTCCCTTCCGCTTGCCGCGATCGGTTCTCTATTAGGACTAGTCGTATCTAAATCAAGCATCGACATCTCGTCGGGAATTGGCATGCTGATGCTTGTGGGTATTGTTGTGACGAACGCGATCGTCTTAGTGGACCGAATCCGTCATAACGAAGAAAGCATGACCATTCGGGAAGCCATTATGGAAGCAGGTAGTGTCCGTCTTCGTCCTATCTTAATGACGGCACTCGCTACCGTATTTGCCATGGTTCCGCTGTTATTTGGACACGAATCAGCCATGAGCATGAATCTTGTTTCCAAAGGGCTTGCCGTCGTGGTCATTTTCGGACTGATTGTGTCTACATTACTGACACTGATTGTCATCCCAACGTTCTACGAACTGTTCCATTTCCGAAAAGCAAAGAAACAGAGACGAGATGCTTTAAAGAAAAAGACCGCAGAAAATCTTGACGGGTTCACTATTTAA
- a CDS encoding nitric oxide synthase oxygenase, giving the protein MNKDLLTEAKEFICSFYKETNKSAHDLENRIIEITQQIQGNGFYEHTTEELEYGAKVAWRNSNRCIGRLFWNHLTIIDKRHLHTEEEIRDALFEHMGYATNGGRIRPTITIFTQPRPNKKIHIWNHQLIRYAGYKTELGVIGDPGSIDFTEICMNHGWEPKYGKFDVLPLVIQVNDHTPQIFEIPEHLILEVPIRHPQYKWFEDLQLKWYAVPMISDMCLEIGGITYTAAPFNGWYMGTEIGARNLADEFRYNLLPQIGSLMGLDIKSNISLWKDRALLELNSAVLHSYKEDGVSIVDHHTAAQQFKLFEEKEMENGRRVTGDWSWLIPPLAPAATHIFHNHYHNEIVKPNYFYQPKPYE; this is encoded by the coding sequence TTGAACAAGGATTTACTTACGGAAGCAAAGGAATTTATTTGTTCTTTTTATAAAGAAACAAATAAATCAGCCCATGACTTAGAAAATCGGATAATTGAAATCACTCAACAGATACAAGGCAATGGATTTTATGAACACACCACAGAAGAATTAGAATATGGGGCAAAAGTAGCTTGGCGCAATAGTAACCGTTGTATAGGTAGATTATTTTGGAATCATTTAACCATCATTGATAAAAGACATTTACATACAGAAGAAGAAATTCGAGATGCTTTATTTGAGCACATGGGATACGCAACGAATGGTGGGCGAATTCGACCAACAATCACGATTTTTACACAGCCACGCCCAAATAAAAAGATTCACATCTGGAATCACCAACTAATTCGTTACGCAGGATATAAGACCGAACTTGGCGTTATTGGGGACCCAGGTTCCATAGACTTTACAGAGATTTGTATGAATCATGGTTGGGAACCAAAGTATGGGAAATTTGATGTGTTACCATTAGTCATTCAGGTGAACGATCACACTCCTCAAATATTTGAAATACCAGAACACCTAATACTTGAAGTTCCCATTCGTCATCCACAATATAAGTGGTTTGAAGACTTGCAATTGAAATGGTATGCAGTCCCGATGATTTCTGATATGTGCCTTGAAATCGGTGGCATCACTTATACCGCTGCTCCCTTTAATGGCTGGTACATGGGCACGGAAATTGGCGCACGAAACTTAGCGGATGAATTCCGGTATAACCTGCTACCTCAAATCGGGTCTTTAATGGGACTAGATATTAAAAGTAATATCTCATTGTGGAAGGACCGGGCACTATTAGAGTTAAACTCCGCTGTCTTACATTCCTATAAAGAAGACGGGGTTAGCATTGTCGACCATCATACCGCAGCACAGCAGTTTAAACTATTCGAAGAAAAGGAAATGGAAAACGGTCGGCGAGTTACCGGGGACTGGAGTTGGCTCATCCCACCTTTAGCACCTGCTGCCACCCATATTTTCCATAACCATTATCATAATGAGATTGTAAAACCTAACTATTTTTATCAACCCAAACCTTATGAGTGA